Within the Acidipropionibacterium acidipropionici genome, the region GAGCGCCGGGCGACCCTGGACGACACCGCGATGAAGCTCGAGATCTTCCCGATCCGGCGCTCCGGCAAGGTCGCGACGCTCACCGCCAGGCTCACCATCGAGAGGGCGACCACCGACGTTCAGGGGTTTCTGTCCCCGTTGAGCCGGACGCGGGCGATCACCGATCCGGCACCGGCCGGATTCACCCTGGTCGCCCGCGAGGAGGGCAAGGCCTATCTGCCGGCGGAGGACTCGGACAGGCACCCGATGTGCAGTCCGACGATCGACAGTGTGGAGACCGGCGACGTCATGATCGTCTCCTGCCTGTTCGGGGCGCCAGAGCCCTCGACCACCGCCGTCGACGTGCAGGTCGTCACCTTCGGGAATTACCATGCGGTCCCGCTGGCCTGAGGGCGCCGTCGTGGCGAGGGTGGCGCTGGCCTCCGGGCTGGTCCTCCTCCTCGGTGTCCTGGTGAGTGCCGAGGGCGGCGAGGCCGTGGCCGCTCACCGTGTGCCGTTCCCGGCGAGGACGACGACTCCCGAGCCTTTCGGGGAGCCGGCGTCCCTTCCGACGATCGACCTGGTCTCGCGCACCGTGACCCTCGTTCCCGTCACCAAGGACCTCGGCGATGCGGCCGAGGAGAGACCCTCGGGGACCGCCTACGACGTCCGGCTCAACGCCAACGTGCTCTTCGCCAAGGACTCCGCCGTGATCCGGCCGCAGGTCTCGGCGCGGCTGGCGCAGATCACCGCGGAGCTGAAGAGGCGTGGGCCGGGGGCGGTGACCATCACCGGGTACACCGACGACCTGGGGTCCGAGGAGCACGGCCTGGTGCTCTCGCGCCAACGGGCGGCGGCGGTCCGGGCGGTCCTGGAGCCGGAACTGCCCGGGTACCGGATCACGAGCCTCGGAAAGGGCGAGGCCGACCCGCTGGTGCCGAACAAGGACGAGACGTCCCGGGCGAGGAACCGGCGGGTCGAGGTCCATTACGAGAAGTCCTGACGTGGCTCTGTCGAGTTGATGCCAGATGACCAGCATCAACTCGACAGAGCTCGAGGGGTCCGGAAGGAGGAGCCGCCATGAAACCTCGGACAGTGGTCCCTGCGGAGCTCATCGGCATCGCGCGGTTCCAGAGCGGTGTCGTGAGCCGGCAGCAGGCTCTTGAGGCGGGGCTGACCCATGTCGGCGTGCGCGGCCTGGTCGGGACCGGTCGCTGGAAGCCCATCGCGCGCGGCATCTACAGCATGGGCGAAGTGAGGTGGGAGCAGCTGCTGTGGGCCGGAGTCCTCATCGGCGGCCCGGGCTCAACGGTCGGCGGGCTGGCCGCGGCCCATCAACTGGGCATCGCGCCTCAACCGGAGGTCATCGACATCTGGGCGCCGCGTGCGGCCTCGTACCGCCGAAGGGCTGCACCGAGTCCGTGGGACTTCCACCGTGGGACCCGGGCCTCGCGGGGCAATCCTCCGCATCTGAGCGTCGAGGAGACGGTCCTCGACCTCTGCTCGACCTGCGGTCCGGACGGCATCACAGCATGGATAGGCAAGGCCGTCGGAGGGTGGCTCACCACTCCCGACCGGATCCTCGCCGCGCTGGAGCGGACACCCAATCTGAGGAACCGGAAGCTCATCGGGGAGTGCCTCGGGGTGGTGGCCGGCGGTTCGAACAGCGCTTTGGAGGCGCGTTACCGGCGCGATGTCGAGCAGGCGCACGGGCTTCCGATCGGGACCAGGCAGAAGTCGGTGTCGTCAGGCACGGCGTCGGATGTGGTCTACCAGGAGTACGGCACCATCGCCGAACTCGATGGGAAACTCGGGCACCGCGGGGACGGGGAGGTCCGCGACGCGTGGCGGGACTCGAAGCACCTGCTGCTGGGCTTCGTGACGCTGCGCTTCGGCTGGGCCGATGTCACCGGGCGGCCGTGCGAGGTGGCGGCCCGGGTCCCAGATGTGCTGCGGATGCGCGGATGGGATGGTGTTCCCCAGCTGTGCCCCGATTGTCTCCACGTCGCATGACCGGAGTCGCGCGGGCTGTGTCGAGTTGATGCGGAATGACCAACATCAACTCGACACAGCCCCGGGGAAAGACGAGGACGGTGGCCCTGCGCCGCAGAATCGCGTCACGCAGAGCCACCGCCGGGGGCTCGAAGGGGGTTGCCCCCTCGCCCATCAGAGGACCGGGATCACATCATCCCGCCCATGCCACCCATGCCGTCCATGTCGCCGCCGGCGGGAGCCTTGACGGGCTCGGGCTTGTTGGCGATGACAGCCTCGGTGGTGAGGAACAGGGCCGCGATGGAGGAGGCGTTCTGCAGGGCGGAACGGGTCACCTTCGCGGGATCGATGATCCCGGCGTCGACCATGTTGACGTACTCGCCGGTCGCGGCGTTGAGGCCCTCGCCGGCAGGCAGCCCGGCGACCTTCTCCGCGACGACGCCGCCCTCGAGGCCGGCGTTGACGGCGATCTGCTTGAGCGGTGCGGTGCAGGCGTCGAAGACGATCTGCGCGCCGGTGGCCTCGTCACCCTCGAGGCCGGAGACCTCGGCGGCCTTCGCGGCCTGGATCAGGGCGACACCACCGCCGGGGATGATGCCCTCCTCGACAGCAGCCTTGGCGTTGCGGACGGCGTCCTCGATGCGGTGCTTGCGCTCCTTGAGCTCCACCTCGGTGGCCGCGCCGACCTTGATGACGGCCACGCCGCCGGCCAGCTTGGCGAGACGCTCCTGGAGCTTCTCGCGGTCGTAGTCGGAGTCGGAGTTCTCGATCTCGTTGCGGATCTGGGTGACCCGACCGGCGATCTGCTCGTTGTCTCCGGCGCCGTCGACGATGGTGGTCTCGTCCTTGGTGACGCGGACGGAACGGGCCTTGCCGAGCAGGTCGAGGGTGACGGCGTCCAGGGACAGGCCGACCTCCTCGGAGATGACCTCGCCACCCGTGAGGATGGAGATGTCGCCCAGCATGGCCTTGCGGCGGTCGCCGAAGCCCGGGGCCTTGACGGCGACGGACTTGAAGGTGCCGCGGATCTTGTTGACGATGAGGCCGGCCAGGGCCTCGCCCTCGACGTCCTCGGCGATGACCAGCAGCGGCTTGCCGGACTGCTGGACCTTCTCCAGAACGGGGAGCAGATCCTTGAGGTTCGAGACCTTCGAGTTGACGATGAGGATGTAGGGGTCGTCGAGGACGGCCTCCATCTGCTCGGTGTCGGTGACGAAGTACGGGGAGATGTATCCCTTGTCGAAGCGCATGCCCTCGGTGAGCTCGAGATCGAGCCCGAAGGTGTTCGACTCCTCGACGGTGATGACGCCTTCCTTGCCGACCTTGTCCATCGCCTCGGAGATGACCTCGCCGACGGTGGTGTCGGCGGCGGAGATCGACGCGGTGGCGGCGATCTGCTCCTTGGTCTCGATATCGATGGCCTGCTCGGAGATCTTGGCGCTGATGGACTCGACGGCCTTCTCGATGCCCCGCTTGAGGCTCATCGGGTTGGCGCCGGCGGTCACATTGCGCAGACCCTCGCGCACCATGGCCTGGGCCAGAACGGTGGCGGTGGTGGTGCCGTCTCCGGCGACGTCGTCGGTCTTCTTGGCGACCTCCTTGACCAGCTCGGCGCCGATCTTCTCGTAGGGATCGTCGAGCTCGATCTCCTTGGCGATGGAGACGCCGTCATTGGTGATGGTCGGGGCGCCCCAGGACTTCTCCAGGACGACATTGCGGCCCTTGGGGCCGAGGGTGACCTTGACCGCGTCGGCGAGGGTGTTCATACCCTTCTCCAGCCCGCGGCGGGCCTCGATGTTGAATTCGATGAGCTTAGCCATGTTGTTGGGGAGTCCTCCGCTCCGGTGGGCCACTGGGCCCTGGACGTCAGGTCTGCATGTGACGGGATCCGCCGACCCCGTGATGTGCGCCTCCCGTGATGCCCGCGACGGACGATCTGGTGATCTCATCACCGGAAACGACGCCGTGCCCGGAGCTCGCAACACCGATCACGACGGTGGCACTCTCACTGGGCGAGTGCCAACATCATTTTTAGCACTCGACCCAAGGGAGTGCAAAGAGTCGGCTCACTCGAGCCGGTCGGCGGAGCGGGCGGCGCGACGCTGGTCACGGACCCTCCTCAGCCTGCCGATGAGGGCCGGGGAATGGGCGGCCGCCGCGGGATCGTCGAGGAGCTCGTTGAGACGCTGGTGATATCTGGGGGACGAGATGCCCAACCGGTCCCGGATCAGGGCCTCCTTGTCGCCGGTGATCCGGCCGAGCTGCCAGTCCTCCTCCATCTCGAGCAGAGCGGCGTCGGAGGACGCCAGGTCGTCATCGGGATGCTGCTGGGAGGCGTCGGTCATCACCGGGAAAGTGTATTCGGCGGGTCCTCCCGCCCTCTCACAGCTCAGACTCAATGGTGTTGTGGGTAGGACCTGTCATCATGGACGGTGAGGGCCGCCGCGACGATGCGATGACCTGGCCCTGACGATTTGGAGGGAACCTCGATGGAGCGGCTGTCCGGCAGCATCAGGAACTACGCCTGGGGGTCGATGGACGCGATACCCCGCATTCTGGGCCGGGAACCGGACGGTCTTCCCCAGGCCGAGTACTGGCTGGGGAGCTACGAGTCCGCCCCCTCCTCGGCCGCCGAGCAGTCCCTCCTCGATCGCCTCGGGGCCCATCCCGAGGAGCTCGGTGACGCGAACCGCGAACACTTCGGCGACCGCCTGCCCTTCCTGCTGAAGATCCTCTCCGCCGCCAAACCGCTCAGCCTCCAGGCCCACCCCGACCGAACGGCCGCCGGCGAGGGGCACGCGCGGTCCCTGGCGGCCGGTGTCGAGGCAGATCAGCGCACCTTCGTCGACGAGTGGCCCCGCCCCGAGCTCATGGTGGCGCTCAGCGAGGTCGAGGCCCTGTACGGATTCCGGGATCCGCTGCACACCCGCAAGCTCTTCGACGCCCTGGGCACCAGGACCTCACTGGATCCTGTGCTCGGGCCCCTCACCGAGAGGTCGGGCTCCGCCGCAATGGCAGAGGTCTTCCTGGACACGCTGACGGTCGACGCGAAGCGACGGGCGATGGCTCGCGAGGTGGTCTCGGCCGCCGTCAACCACGTCGGGGAGGACTCCGACCTGGGCGAGTTCTGCCGCACCGCCGTCGAGCTGGACGAGCACCGCCCGGACGACTCCACGATCCTCGCCGCACTGCTGCTCAACCGCGTCCATCTGTCGCCCGGGCAGGCGCTGAGGGTGCCGCCGGGAACCCTCCACACCTACCTGTCGGGCACCGGCGTCGAGATCTCGGCGAACTCCAACAACATCGTGCGCGGCGGCCTCACCGACAAGCTCATCGACGTCGACGCGCTCATCAGCATCGTCAACTTCAACCCCTGCGGGGCCGGCGTCGTCGAACCCGTCGGCGACGGAGTGATCGACGAGTACCCCACCGATTTCCCCGAGTGCCGGCTGTGGGCGCTGCATCTGCGTCCCGGGCACGCACCGATCCTCCCGGCCACCGACGGCCCCAGGATCCTGCTGGTGATCGGCGGGCACGCGGTGTGCTCGAGCTCGGCGGGCACCGAGGAGACCGTGGGCGGTCACGCGCTGTGGATCCCGGCCGGCGAGCAGGTCCAGGTGCAGGGCAACTGCGACGGTTTCCTGGCGGGAGTCGGGACGCCGCAGGAGTGATCGTGTCCGAGATGGCATGACGCGACATGATGGGGGCATGGCACAGAAGATGAATGTGGAGAGCTTCAACCTCGATCACACCAAGGTGGCCGCCCCCTTCGTGCGGATCGCCGACGTCAAGCACCTGCCCAAGGGCGACACACTCACCAAGTACGACGTGCGGTTCTGCCAGCCCAACAAGGCCCACCTGGAGATGCCGGCCGTCCACTCCGTCGAGCACTCCTTCGCCGAGTGCGTCCGCAATCACTCCGACGCCGTCATCGACTTCGGGCCGATGGGCTGCCAGACGGGCTTCTACCTCATCATGGCGGGTGAGCCCGATGTGCCTGCCACCTGCGAGCTCGTGGAGGCCACCTTCAACGACATCCTCGAGCTGGACGCCGTCCCGGCCGCCAATGAGACCCAGTGCGGATGGGGAGCCCACCACAGCCTGGAGGCCGCTCAGGATGCTGTCCGGGGAATGCTGGCGCACCGATCGGAGTGGGAGCAGGTGATGGCCTGAGGGCCGTGCGACCCGCGAGGATCGCCGTCTGATGGAGCCTGTGACAGGAATCGAACCCGCGACCATCGCTTTACAAGAGCGGCGCTCTACCTACTGAGCTACACAGGCGCAGCCCCGCGGGGCCACGTCACATTCTGACAGGCCGAGGCCGGGCTGGGAAATCCGGCTCTCAGGGGCGGCGCGCCTCGATGAGATGCCTGGTGGAATGGGCGATGAACGGCCCGTCGGTCCTGATCCGCTCGTGGAGGGCGCGCAACCTGTCCCGGCAGCCGTCGACGGTGAATCCCGGCACCCACCAGATCACCTTGCGCAGCAGGTAGACGACGGCGGCGACGTCGTGGATCTCGATGCGCAGCCGTGCGGTCCTCAGGTCGACGATCTCCAGTCCGGCCGCCACGGCGTCGGCCGCCTCATCGTCGGGATGCCGGGCCCGTCTGGCCTGCGGCTGGGGACCCATCATGAACTCGATGAGTTCGAAGACGCTCGACGGACCGACGTGCTGGGCCACATAGCTGCCGCCGTGCCGCAGCACGCGGGCGATCTCCTCCCACCAGATGGTGGCCGGGTGACGGCTGGTGACCAGGTCGAAGGCCTCGTCGGCGAAGGGCAACGGCGGCTCGTCGGGATCGGCGACCACCACGACGCCGCGGGGGTGCAGCAGCTTCGTGGCCCTGGCCAGGTTCGGCGGCCAGGACTCGGTCGCCACCGCGGTGGGAGGAAAGGCGGGCGCCTCGGAGAGCACCTCTCCCCCACCGGTCTGGATGTCCAGGGACGCCGTCGCGGTGGCCAGGCGCTCGCCGAGGAGCCGCGCATATCCCCAGGGCGGGCGCTCCTCGGTGGCGCGGCCCTCCAGCCAGGAGAAGTCCCAGCCCGAGACGTCGGCCGATGCGCCCTCCTCGATCAGGTGTTCGAAGTCGTCCATGGGCACCTCAGCGGATGGCGTCGATGAGTTGAGAGCGCGCCCCGACCATCGAGGGCCCGTACCAGGCGAGCTTCTGCCCGTCGACCAGCCTCACGTCGGCCCCGGGGAAGGCCTCGGGGCCGTCATCGGCGGTGAAGTGGTACGGCTCGTCGGGCAGCACGATCCGATCGGCGCCCAGACCGCGCAGCACCTCCAGGTCGACGTGCGGGTAGCGGGTGCCGTCGTCCGGCAGATCCACCAGCTCAACCCCGCAGTGACGCAGCAGGTCGGCGATGTAGGTGCCCGGCCCGGCGCACATCCAGGGATCCCGCCAGATCGGGACGACCGCTCGCAGCACCGGCCCGGGGGCCGGAGCGCTCCACTCCCGACGGGCCCGGCCGAGCCAGTCCGGTTCGGTGACGCCCATCGCCCCGAACAGCCGGGCCAGGCTGGACACCGCCTCCTCGGCCCCGTCGATGCTCGTCACCCACACCGGCAGCCCCGCTTCGCGCAGGGCGTCGACGTCGAACTGCCGGTTCTCCTCCCGGTTGGCGACGATGAGGTCGGGCTCCAGGGTGGCGATGGCCTCGCGGTTCGGGTTCTTGGTGCCCCGCACCCGCGCCACCGCGTGCCCGGCCCGCTCCCCGATGTCAGTCGGGCGGATGCACCAGTCGGTGCATCCCACCAGCCGCTCGGGGCAGGTCAGCGCGATGGCCTCCGTGATGGAGGGCACCAGGCTCACGATGCGAACGGCAGGGTTGTTGAGTTCGACAGGGGTTGCGAGGTCGTCGAGGGTCACGCCCCCCACAGTAGGGCCGCCCCGATGGCCATCAGAGCCCAGGCGACGCACTGCGTCGTCTCATTGAGGGATCCGAAGGTGTCGCCGGTCATCCCGCCGAGCCGGCGAATCAGATGACGCGACCACCCCTGGGCCCATCCCAGGGCCAGTGCGCAGGCCGCGACGACGAGCACGGCGCCCGTCCAGCCGGCGACCAGCCATCCCAGACCGGCCCACACCAGCCCCAGGACGGCGAGGTTCACGGCGGCCGCCCGGGGGGCGGTCACTCCGGCCACCAGCGATCCGAAGCCACCGGGCCGGGCGCAGGGCACGCTCGGGAGGGTGGCCAGCAGGATCGAGGCGCGTCCGACCGCCGGGCCGACGAGGATCAGCAGGCCGACCCGCCACCAGGCCCCGGATCCGAGACCGGCGGAGGTGGCGGTGAGGCTGGTGAGCGATCCCAGATCGATGAGCAGCACCATGAGGAGGCTGATGACGCCCATCGGCCCGATGTCGGACTGCTTCATGACGGCCAGCGCCTGGTCGGCGGGCTTGCGGGAGGCCAGCCCGTCGGCGGTGTCGGCGACCCCGTCGAGGTGGAAGCCGCCGGTCGCCCCGGCCAGCCAGCCCAGGGCCAGCACCCCGGCCAGCCAGGATCCGGCGCCGGCGGCGAGCACTCCCCCGGCGACCAGTCCGGCGACG harbors:
- a CDS encoding DUF3263 domain-containing protein; protein product: MTDASQQHPDDDLASSDAALLEMEEDWQLGRITGDKEALIRDRLGISSPRYHQRLNELLDDPAAAAHSPALIGRLRRVRDQRRAARSADRLE
- a CDS encoding type IV toxin-antitoxin system AbiEi family antitoxin domain-containing protein; amino-acid sequence: MKPRTVVPAELIGIARFQSGVVSRQQALEAGLTHVGVRGLVGTGRWKPIARGIYSMGEVRWEQLLWAGVLIGGPGSTVGGLAAAHQLGIAPQPEVIDIWAPRAASYRRRAAPSPWDFHRGTRASRGNPPHLSVEETVLDLCSTCGPDGITAWIGKAVGGWLTTPDRILAALERTPNLRNRKLIGECLGVVAGGSNSALEARYRRDVEQAHGLPIGTRQKSVSSGTASDVVYQEYGTIAELDGKLGHRGDGEVRDAWRDSKHLLLGFVTLRFGWADVTGRPCEVAARVPDVLRMRGWDGVPQLCPDCLHVA
- a CDS encoding OmpA family protein yields the protein MRSRWPEGAVVARVALASGLVLLLGVLVSAEGGEAVAAHRVPFPARTTTPEPFGEPASLPTIDLVSRTVTLVPVTKDLGDAAEERPSGTAYDVRLNANVLFAKDSAVIRPQVSARLAQITAELKRRGPGAVTITGYTDDLGSEEHGLVLSRQRAAAVRAVLEPELPGYRITSLGKGEADPLVPNKDETSRARNRRVEVHYEKS
- the groL gene encoding chaperonin GroEL (60 kDa chaperone family; promotes refolding of misfolded polypeptides especially under stressful conditions; forms two stacked rings of heptamers to form a barrel-shaped 14mer; ends can be capped by GroES; misfolded proteins enter the barrel where they are refolded when GroES binds), whose product is MAKLIEFNIEARRGLEKGMNTLADAVKVTLGPKGRNVVLEKSWGAPTITNDGVSIAKEIELDDPYEKIGAELVKEVAKKTDDVAGDGTTTATVLAQAMVREGLRNVTAGANPMSLKRGIEKAVESISAKISEQAIDIETKEQIAATASISAADTTVGEVISEAMDKVGKEGVITVEESNTFGLDLELTEGMRFDKGYISPYFVTDTEQMEAVLDDPYILIVNSKVSNLKDLLPVLEKVQQSGKPLLVIAEDVEGEALAGLIVNKIRGTFKSVAVKAPGFGDRRKAMLGDISILTGGEVISEEVGLSLDAVTLDLLGKARSVRVTKDETTIVDGAGDNEQIAGRVTQIRNEIENSDSDYDREKLQERLAKLAGGVAVIKVGAATEVELKERKHRIEDAVRNAKAAVEEGIIPGGGVALIQAAKAAEVSGLEGDEATGAQIVFDACTAPLKQIAVNAGLEGGVVAEKVAGLPAGEGLNAATGEYVNMVDAGIIDPAKVTRSALQNASSIAALFLTTEAVIANKPEPVKAPAGGDMDGMGGMGGMM
- a CDS encoding class I SAM-dependent methyltransferase; protein product: MDDFEHLIEEGASADVSGWDFSWLEGRATEERPPWGYARLLGERLATATASLDIQTGGGEVLSEAPAFPPTAVATESWPPNLARATKLLHPRGVVVVADPDEPPLPFADEAFDLVTSRHPATIWWEEIARVLRHGGSYVAQHVGPSSVFELIEFMMGPQPQARRARHPDDEAADAVAAGLEIVDLRTARLRIEIHDVAAVVYLLRKVIWWVPGFTVDGCRDRLRALHERIRTDGPFIAHSTRHLIEARRP
- a CDS encoding adenosylcobinamide-GDP ribazoletransferase encodes the protein MSADDEPTHRIERPRPARIPGPALGIVAAFALFSIIPAPVLLRIDRTVATRAIRAFPWMGMLLGVVAGLVAGGVLAAGAGSWLAGVLALGWLAGATGGFHLDGVADTADGLASRKPADQALAVMKQSDIGPMGVISLLMVLLIDLGSLTSLTATSAGLGSGAWWRVGLLILVGPAVGRASILLATLPSVPCARPGGFGSLVAGVTAPRAAAVNLAVLGLVWAGLGWLVAGWTGAVLVVAACALALGWAQGWSRHLIRRLGGMTGDTFGSLNETTQCVAWALMAIGAALLWGA
- a CDS encoding S-ribosylhomocysteine lyase; this translates as MTRHDGGMAQKMNVESFNLDHTKVAAPFVRIADVKHLPKGDTLTKYDVRFCQPNKAHLEMPAVHSVEHSFAECVRNHSDAVIDFGPMGCQTGFYLIMAGEPDVPATCELVEATFNDILELDAVPAANETQCGWGAHHSLEAAQDAVRGMLAHRSEWEQVMA
- a CDS encoding helical backbone metal receptor — its product is MTLDDLATPVELNNPAVRIVSLVPSITEAIALTCPERLVGCTDWCIRPTDIGERAGHAVARVRGTKNPNREAIATLEPDLIVANREENRQFDVDALREAGLPVWVTSIDGAEEAVSSLARLFGAMGVTEPDWLGRARREWSAPAPGPVLRAVVPIWRDPWMCAGPGTYIADLLRHCGVELVDLPDDGTRYPHVDLEVLRGLGADRIVLPDEPYHFTADDGPEAFPGADVRLVDGQKLAWYGPSMVGARSQLIDAIR
- the manA gene encoding mannose-6-phosphate isomerase, class I codes for the protein MERLSGSIRNYAWGSMDAIPRILGREPDGLPQAEYWLGSYESAPSSAAEQSLLDRLGAHPEELGDANREHFGDRLPFLLKILSAAKPLSLQAHPDRTAAGEGHARSLAAGVEADQRTFVDEWPRPELMVALSEVEALYGFRDPLHTRKLFDALGTRTSLDPVLGPLTERSGSAAMAEVFLDTLTVDAKRRAMAREVVSAAVNHVGEDSDLGEFCRTAVELDEHRPDDSTILAALLLNRVHLSPGQALRVPPGTLHTYLSGTGVEISANSNNIVRGGLTDKLIDVDALISIVNFNPCGAGVVEPVGDGVIDEYPTDFPECRLWALHLRPGHAPILPATDGPRILLVIGGHAVCSSSAGTEETVGGHALWIPAGEQVQVQGNCDGFLAGVGTPQE